A single Cyclopterus lumpus isolate fCycLum1 chromosome 3, fCycLum1.pri, whole genome shotgun sequence DNA region contains:
- the LOC117728627 gene encoding kinesin-like protein KIF23 isoform X6, which produces MQRAAKAKTPRRPGQKKPSNIEKDPVGVYCRIRPLGAEDEECCVEMISSATIQLHAPDGLKANRNGEFKETQYSFKKVFGINTNQIELFEDVAKPLIEDLIHCKNGLLFTYGVTGSGKTFTMTGSPGEGGLLPRSLDILFNTIGPFQAKRFVFKPDEKNGMEIQGQVDALLERQKRDSQQSVPKTPSSRQKADPEFADMISSEEARKFENVDEDCCYSVFVSYIEIYNNYIYDLLEDAQFDPIRPKAPQSKILREDQNHNMYVAGCTEVEVKSTEEAFEVFWKGQKKRRIANTELNRESSRSHSVFTVKLAQAPLDADGDHILQDKNQVNVSQLCLVDLAGSERTSRTRAEGSRLREAGNINQSLMTLRTCMEVLRENQICGTNKMVPYRDSKVTHLFKNYFDGEGKVRMIVCVNPKADDYDETMLVLRFAEVTQEVEVARPIDRPICGLAAGRRHRNRAFKDELSSRLDERGDPNNAVDDPALLKQLMESLPSLPNFELVDPADDQSLPRLIEILERRHRVRQMMAQQYDQTANTLKSMFQQFDGQINAKETFLHAQRCKLSEKEKVILSQKTELERLEKKSKTLEYKVDILQKTTDMYEQDKRSLRQELETRDQRLQRELTDRKRMEQRMQGMVTDTKFKWEKECERRVNAKQLEMQNKLWVKDEKLKQLKAIVTESSGVGVFPTERPEKPERPSRERDHNVGQMRSASPSPLHDFIQTPSHQNPANVRAVQDAYPDTSSSSSSSSAYPSVSSCISDWEHRFPVDSSSRARHSGTPQYRSRTPAPCLGTSSVGRRRGQRWAAETEAPATTLVYGLDLESGTRGNVFKTRGGGQAVQFTDIETLKHECPTASSRKRGSGSGDGAAHMEDIENRAPMASTSSGFGYQKRRKP; this is translated from the exons atgcaGAGAGCAGC AAAAGCAAAGACTCCTCGGAGGCCGGGCCAGAAAAAGCCATCCAACATAGAGAAAGATCCGGTTGGA GTATACTGTCGTATACGCCCACTTGGAGCAGAAGATGAGGAATGTTGTGTTGAGATGATCAGCAGCGCCACTATTCAGCTTCATGCTCCTGATGGACTTAAAGCCAACCGCAATGGGGAGTTCAAAGAG ACACAGTACTcgtttaaaaaagtatttggtATCAATACCAATCAAATAGAGCTGTTTGAGGATGTTGCTAAGCCTCTGATAGAGGACCTTATTCATTGTAAAAATG GTCTGCTGTTTACGTATGGTGTTACTGGAAGTGGGAAGACCTTCACCATGACCGGCTCACCTGGTGAAGGTGGACTCCTCCCCCGCTCTCTAGACATACTCTTCAACACCATCGGCCCCTTTCAGGCCAAACGATTT GTGTTTAAACCAGATGAAAAAAATGGGATGGAGATCCAGGGTCAAGTTGATGCTCTCCTGGAGAGACAGAAGCGAGACAGTCAGCAGTCTGTGCCCAAAACGCCATCCTCCAG GCAGAAGGCTGACCCAGAGTTCGCGGATATGATCAGCTCAGAGGAGGCGCGCAAATTTGAGAATGTGGATGAAGACTGTTGTTACAGTGTTTTTGTGTCCTACATCGAGATCTACAACAACTATATCTATGATCTCCTCGAAGATGCTCAGTTTGACCCCATCAGACCAAA AGCACCTCAATCCAAGATTCTGCGTGAAGATCAGAATCACAACATGTACGTGGCGGGCTGCACGGAAGTTGAGGTCAAATCCACAGAAGAGGCCTTTGAAGTCTTTTGGAAGG gacaaaagaaaaggaggataGCCAACACTGAACTTAACCGTGAATCCAGTCGCTCACACAGCGTGTTCACAGTGAAGTTGGCTCAGGCACCACTCGATGCTGACGGGGACCACATTCTACAG GACAAAAACCAGGTGAACGTGAGCCAGCTGTGTCTGGTGGACCTGGCTGGCAGCGAGCGCACCAGCAGAACCAGAGCCGAGGGAAGTCGTCTACGTGAAGCGG GTAATATTAACCAGTCCTTGATGACGCTGCGCACGTGTATGGAAGTCCTGCGTGAAAACCAGATATGTGGAACTAATAAG ATGGTGCCCTACCGGGACTCCAAAGTTACACATCTGTTTAAAAACTACTTTGACGGAGAAGGAAAAGTCAGGATGATTGTGTGTGTCAACCCAAAGGCGGACGACTATGACGAAACTATG CTGGTATTGCGTTTCGCGGAGGTGAcccaggaggtggaggtggcgcGGCCGATTGACCGGCCAATCTGTGGCCTTGCAGCAGGACGCAGACACAGAAACCGCGCCTTCAAAGATGAGCTGTCGAGTCGCCTGGATGAGCGAGGAGATCCAAACAATGCCG TAGATGACCCCGCTCTCCTGAAGCAGCTCATGGAAAGCCTTCCATCCCTGCCGAACTTCGAGCTGGTGGACCCAGCTGATGATCAGTCGTTGCCTCGCCTGATTGAGATCCTGGAAAGGAGGCACCGTGTCCGTCAGATGATGGCACAGCAGTACGACCAAACCG cAAATACGCTGAAGTCCATGTTTCAGCAGTTCGACGGTCAGATCAATGCAAAGGAGACGTTCCTTCATGCTCAACGATGCAAACTGAGCGAGAAAGAAAAAGTCATCCTGAGCCAGAAGACGGAGCTCGAACGATTGGAGAAAAAATCCAAGACTCTGGAATACAAG GTCGACATCCTGCAGAAGACAACCGACATGTATGAGCAGGACAAGCGTTCACTTCGGCAGGAGCTGGAGACGCGGGACCAGCGGCTCCAGAGAGAGCTGACGGACAGGAAGCGCATGGAGCAGCGCATGCAGGGCATGGTGACGGACACCAAATTCAAGTGGGAGAAGGAGTGT GAGAGGCGAGTGAACGCCAAGCAGCTGGAGATGCAGAACAAGTTGTGGGTGAAGGACGAAAAGTTGAAGCAGCTCAAGGCCATCGTGACGGAGAGCAGCGGCGTCGGTGTGTTTCCTACCGAGCGTCCAGAGAAACCAGAGAGGCCGTCGCGGGAGAGGGATCACAACGTGGGCCAGATGAGGTCCGCCTCGCCATCGCCGCTTCAT GACTTCATCCAAACTCCCTCCCACCAAAATCCAGCCAATGTTAGGGCAGTTCAGGACGCTTACCCcgacacctcctcctcctcctcctcatcgtcagcCTATCCCTCAGTATCCTCCTGCATCTCCGATTGGGAGCACAGATTCCCTGTAGACTCGAGCAGCCGAGCTAGGCACTCCGGGACTCCCCAGTACAGGAGCCGGACTCCCGCCCCATGCCTCGGCACCAGCAGCGTGGGTCGCAGGAGAGGCCAGCGCTGGGCCGCCGAGACCGAGGCCCCCGCTACGACTCTCGTCTATGGGCTAGACCTAGAGTCAGGCACaagg GGCAATGTTTTTAAGACGAGAGGCGGCGGGCAGGCCGTGCAGTTCACAGACATTGAGACACTTAAACACGAGTGCCCAACAGCATCAAG tcgCAAGAGAGGCTCAGGGTCTGGAGACGGAGCAGCTCACATGGAGGACATAGAAAACAGG GCTCCAATGGCCAGCACGAGTTCAGGCTTTGGGTATCAAAA ACGCAGGAAGCCTTAA